Proteins encoded within one genomic window of Granulicella pectinivorans:
- a CDS encoding phytoene desaturase family protein has translation MATARVIGAGPNGLAAAIVLARAGVRVTVYEAMERVGGACGTEELTLPGFRHDVGAAVFPMGLASPFLRTLPLEQHGVRWVQPAAPLAHPLDDGTAVMLERGVFETADGLGEDGAAYRRMMEPLVSGWSGLVGEILQPLLHVPRHPLALARFGAMGLLPATALAKMSFKGERARALFAGNAAHSVMPLTKASTAAVGLTLHGAAHGEGWPVVEGGSQALVEAMASILRGLGGEIRLGVRVERLGDLEPADRTLCDVTPRQFLRMTDVPVGMRRRLEGWRYGPGAFKIDYALSEPIPWRAKECRRAATVHLGGSFEEIVASEEAAWTGRMDGPPFCLLVQPSLFDPTRAPAGKHTAWVYCHVPNGSGLDWSRQIEAQIERFAPGFRECVLARRTQTTTQMEAWNPNLVGGDVSGGAMSLGQIAFRPTARTYGTGVKGTYLCSASTPPGGGVHGMCGYWAAMRALETL, from the coding sequence ATGGCGACGGCGAGGGTGATCGGGGCGGGACCGAACGGGCTGGCGGCGGCGATTGTGCTGGCCCGGGCCGGGGTTCGGGTGACGGTGTACGAGGCCATGGAGCGGGTGGGCGGAGCGTGTGGCACGGAGGAGTTGACGCTTCCGGGATTTCGGCACGATGTGGGTGCGGCCGTGTTTCCGATGGGGCTGGCATCGCCGTTTTTGAGAACTCTTCCACTGGAGCAGCATGGCGTTCGTTGGGTGCAGCCGGCGGCTCCGCTGGCGCATCCGCTGGACGATGGGACGGCGGTGATGCTGGAGCGAGGCGTGTTCGAGACGGCGGATGGGCTGGGCGAAGATGGAGCCGCATATCGACGGATGATGGAACCGTTGGTGTCGGGCTGGAGCGGGCTTGTGGGGGAGATTTTGCAGCCGCTGCTGCATGTGCCGCGGCATCCTTTGGCGCTGGCGCGGTTTGGTGCGATGGGGCTGCTGCCGGCGACGGCTCTGGCGAAGATGAGCTTCAAGGGAGAACGGGCACGGGCGCTGTTTGCGGGGAATGCGGCGCACTCTGTGATGCCGTTGACGAAGGCGTCGACCGCTGCGGTGGGACTGACGCTGCATGGAGCGGCGCATGGGGAGGGGTGGCCTGTCGTGGAAGGAGGCTCGCAGGCGCTGGTGGAGGCGATGGCTTCGATTCTGCGCGGACTCGGTGGGGAGATTCGCCTGGGAGTGCGGGTGGAGCGGCTGGGGGATCTGGAGCCTGCCGACCGCACGCTGTGCGATGTGACGCCACGGCAGTTTCTTCGGATGACGGATGTTCCGGTAGGCATGCGGCGCCGGCTGGAGGGCTGGCGGTATGGGCCGGGCGCGTTCAAGATCGACTATGCGCTCTCGGAGCCGATTCCGTGGCGCGCGAAGGAGTGCCGGCGTGCGGCGACGGTGCATCTTGGAGGGAGCTTCGAGGAGATTGTGGCTTCGGAGGAGGCGGCGTGGACCGGGCGGATGGATGGGCCGCCGTTCTGTCTGCTGGTGCAGCCTTCGCTGTTCGATCCCACGCGGGCTCCGGCGGGGAAGCATACGGCGTGGGTGTACTGCCATGTGCCGAACGGCTCGGGGCTCGACTGGTCGAGACAGATTGAGGCGCAGATCGAGCGGTTTGCACCGGGGTTTCGCGAGTGCGTGCTGGCGCGGCGGACGCAGACGACGACGCAGATGGAGGCGTGGAATCCCAATCTTGTCGGGGGAGATGTGTCGGGGGGAGCGATGAGCCTCGGGCAGATCGCTTTCCGGCCGACGGCGAGGACGTATGGCACGGGTGTGAAGGGGACGTATCTGTGCAGCGCTTCGACGCCGCCGGGCGGTGGCGTGCATGGGATGTGTGGCTATTGGGCGGCGATGAGGGCGCTGGAGACCCTGTAG
- a CDS encoding DHA2 family efflux MFS transporter permease subunit gives MATATASLPEQTISAPAPWRPRANPWAIALTVTLATFMEVLDSSIANVALPHIAGSLGASQDEATWVLTSYLVSNAVILPASAYLTTFIGRKKFYMICVVLFGISSMMCGLAPSLPILIFCRVLQGAGGGGLAPSEQAILADTFTPKQRGQAFALYGLAVVCAPAIGPSLGGWITDNYNWRWIFFINVPIAIVSLFLTNRLVEDPPHIVKQVKQAAREGLKLDFLGFGLLATGFGSLEFILDKGQEDDWFGSHVIVFFTVLCVISLITLIVWELYQLKIKNRPILNLTLFKRKTFAIPFVLMFVLGFSLYGTTVLIPQMVQTLLGYTAELAGFVISPGGICIMLMMPVVGFLIGKVDPRYLICGGFFILSTSMIVMMTFSLDSSFKYIMWVRVYQASGLAFLFIPINTISYSGVPQSQNNDVAGLTNLARNIGGSVGTAFVATMLARGTQKHESYMIRDLTAGNQAFVDKVKSLKGAFGGHGGGNPLTGPGAHTAQAFIYQQMHRQSSMLAYLDIISIFVVFCACMIPIVLAIGKIKPPSGDAPMH, from the coding sequence ATGGCTACGGCAACCGCATCCTTACCCGAGCAGACGATCTCTGCCCCCGCACCCTGGCGGCCCCGCGCCAACCCTTGGGCCATCGCCCTTACCGTCACGCTCGCCACCTTCATGGAGGTGCTCGACTCCTCCATCGCCAACGTGGCCCTGCCGCACATCGCGGGCTCGCTCGGCGCTTCGCAGGACGAAGCCACCTGGGTCCTCACCAGCTACCTGGTCTCGAACGCCGTGATCCTGCCGGCGTCGGCCTATCTCACCACCTTTATTGGCCGCAAGAAGTTCTACATGATCTGCGTCGTCCTCTTCGGCATCTCGTCGATGATGTGCGGCCTCGCCCCCTCGCTGCCGATCCTCATCTTCTGCCGTGTCCTGCAGGGCGCAGGCGGAGGCGGACTCGCACCCTCCGAACAGGCCATCCTGGCCGATACCTTTACCCCCAAACAGCGTGGACAGGCCTTTGCGCTCTATGGTTTGGCGGTCGTCTGCGCCCCCGCCATCGGACCCTCGCTCGGCGGCTGGATCACCGACAACTATAACTGGCGATGGATCTTCTTCATCAACGTCCCCATCGCGATCGTGTCGCTCTTCCTCACCAACCGCCTCGTCGAAGACCCACCGCACATCGTCAAGCAGGTGAAGCAGGCGGCTCGAGAGGGCCTCAAACTCGACTTTCTCGGCTTCGGCCTCCTCGCGACCGGCTTCGGTTCGCTGGAGTTCATCCTCGACAAGGGCCAGGAAGACGACTGGTTCGGCTCGCATGTCATCGTCTTCTTCACCGTGCTCTGCGTGATCTCGCTGATCACCCTCATCGTGTGGGAGCTCTACCAGCTCAAGATCAAAAACCGCCCGATTCTCAACCTGACGCTCTTTAAACGCAAGACCTTCGCCATCCCGTTCGTGCTGATGTTTGTGCTGGGCTTCTCGCTCTACGGCACCACCGTTCTGATCCCGCAGATGGTCCAGACGCTACTCGGCTATACAGCCGAACTCGCCGGATTCGTGATCTCGCCGGGCGGCATCTGCATCATGCTCATGATGCCGGTCGTCGGATTCCTCATCGGCAAAGTCGACCCGCGCTACCTCATCTGCGGCGGATTCTTCATCCTGTCGACCTCGATGATCGTCATGATGACCTTCTCGCTCGATTCGAGCTTCAAGTACATCATGTGGGTCCGCGTCTATCAGGCCTCCGGCCTCGCATTCCTGTTCATCCCGATCAACACCATCAGCTACTCCGGCGTGCCGCAGTCGCAGAATAACGACGTGGCCGGCCTCACCAACCTCGCACGCAACATCGGAGGATCGGTCGGTACTGCGTTCGTCGCCACCATGCTCGCCCGTGGCACGCAGAAGCACGAAAGCTACATGATCCGCGATCTCACCGCCGGCAACCAGGCCTTCGTCGACAAGGTCAAGAGCCTGAAGGGTGCTTTTGGTGGACATGGCGGTGGAAACCCGCTCACCGGGCCTGGCGCCCACACGGCACAAGCCTTTATCTATCAACAGATGCACCGCCAGTCCTCGATGCTCGCCTACCTGGACATCATCTCCATCTTTGTCGTCTTCTGCGCCTGCATGATCCCGATCGTGCTCGCCATCGGCAAGATCAAGCCGCCCTCCGGCGACGCACCCATGCACTAA
- a CDS encoding acyltransferase family protein, translating to MGERKHIPALDGLRGCAVLAVMCYHLGGGVQSHNPVVHLAGVATRYGFAGVQLFFVLSGFLITGILWDSKGSAFWWRNFFMRRALRIFPLYYASLLLNLIVSALSGLGWIALSSLWIFALYLQNFQFPGHLRELADHLSLPLAHYWSLAVEEQFYLIWPLVLMKTRTSGQAKVCCLAVVLISLCVDVGTGLHVLSGLDSSFLANMGGLGAGSFLALAYRAPSWPRVIVWGPAVTLAGLCGFLLTAHFMGYQAPLFHLPVFWLLFTGMLMLCLRPGLLTRLMSLPWLRWVGRISYGLYVFPSLLLPLTFWLVGRLVGPAHRELYLGLVFVVGMCVSFAAATLSFNYFEEPILKLKRKFPEGTGKVARAEVAQRVEASGAPFA from the coding sequence ATGGGAGAACGAAAACATATTCCAGCGTTGGATGGGCTCCGCGGATGCGCCGTCCTCGCTGTCATGTGCTATCACCTGGGCGGAGGAGTTCAGTCCCACAACCCTGTCGTACACCTGGCCGGGGTTGCGACGCGATACGGCTTTGCGGGGGTGCAGCTCTTCTTTGTACTCTCCGGATTTTTAATCACCGGCATACTCTGGGACTCCAAGGGATCGGCTTTCTGGTGGCGCAACTTCTTTATGCGGCGCGCCCTGCGTATCTTCCCGCTGTATTATGCAAGTCTGCTGCTGAACCTGATTGTTTCCGCGCTGTCGGGCCTTGGCTGGATCGCGTTGAGCAGCCTCTGGATCTTCGCGCTTTACCTGCAGAACTTTCAGTTCCCAGGCCACCTGCGGGAGCTGGCAGATCACCTCTCACTGCCACTTGCTCACTACTGGTCGCTTGCCGTGGAGGAGCAGTTTTACCTCATTTGGCCGTTGGTTCTGATGAAAACCCGCACATCCGGGCAGGCCAAGGTATGTTGCCTTGCCGTGGTACTGATCTCTCTCTGCGTCGATGTGGGCACCGGACTTCACGTGTTGTCGGGCTTGGACTCTTCCTTTCTGGCAAATATGGGAGGTCTCGGTGCCGGCAGTTTTCTTGCCCTGGCCTATCGGGCACCCTCGTGGCCGCGCGTTATCGTTTGGGGTCCGGCGGTCACCCTCGCGGGTCTCTGCGGGTTTCTGCTTACCGCTCATTTCATGGGGTATCAAGCACCCTTGTTTCATCTACCCGTCTTCTGGCTGCTTTTTACGGGGATGCTGATGCTATGTCTGAGACCAGGGCTCCTCACTCGCCTGATGAGTCTGCCATGGCTGCGCTGGGTAGGCAGGATCAGTTATGGGCTTTATGTCTTTCCTTCTCTTCTGCTTCCTTTGACCTTCTGGCTTGTGGGCCGACTCGTCGGTCCGGCTCACCGTGAGCTCTATCTCGGTCTCGTCTTCGTGGTTGGCATGTGTGTCAGCTTTGCCGCCGCTACGCTCTCTTTCAACTACTTCGAGGAGCCTATCCTGAAGCTCAAGAGAAAGTTTCCCGAGGGTACGGGGAAGGTGGCCCGGGCCGAAGTTGCCCAGCGGGTTGAGGCTTCCGGCGCACCGTTTGCCTGA
- a CDS encoding antitoxin Xre/MbcA/ParS toxin-binding domain-containing protein: MIAPQAIALILGLGGNVSSLSELDGAVSRGLSKQSVTRLVSRAATDVKAARALRDQVVPLATWKRTKGKLSVAASERAERMARVLAYAEYVWDDTDQARAWMNRPHGELQGQTPLEAAKTELGARRVEDVLDKLFYGLPV, translated from the coding sequence ATGATCGCACCCCAGGCAATTGCGTTGATTCTCGGTCTCGGCGGGAATGTCAGTTCTTTGAGTGAACTGGATGGCGCCGTGTCTCGCGGTTTGTCGAAGCAATCGGTCACACGGTTGGTGAGCCGCGCCGCAACCGACGTGAAGGCGGCTCGGGCGTTGCGCGATCAAGTGGTTCCGCTCGCGACATGGAAGCGGACGAAGGGCAAGCTTTCGGTGGCGGCCAGTGAACGGGCGGAGCGCATGGCGAGAGTACTTGCCTACGCGGAGTACGTGTGGGACGACACAGATCAGGCGCGGGCATGGATGAACCGCCCCCATGGTGAGTTACAGGGGCAAACGCCACTCGAAGCGGCGAAGACCGAACTGGGCGCGCGCAGAGTGGAAGACGTGTTGGACAAACTC
- a CDS encoding putative bifunctional diguanylate cyclase/phosphodiesterase, with protein MPMLVEHTQTRKLRLGPVLFVLAGSTTCCLFFLGNWAVGSPGYRQPSALRYDTPAELFLWLGYTAFAAVLFAILYNLRKILPVKPIALAFLLFCGGHAARHYLEEHVAAYPDSWLDTAMSIFEGALAVVTACCLPLYYRRISSILERASISVRDEARLSAAMESTLVSIFMCDTVRDRSGAIVDFVFVFANPTAEKMIGLSREHLVGKRLSEINPHVYRDGRLELYRKVVETGEPWVFDTETRILNAGTGRESSFVRIHISKLGDGALVTCLDVTAERLSTQSLKRSLAYNKAIVASSSFTIIITEPDGTISSVNPAGQIMLGYSEEELVGRNIIVLHDQNELTEIAQRYTEEFGETVPPDSSVLRVRLAHGLEEEREWTYLCRNNLRIPVQVNVNTIEDERGSVIAYMASSYDLTDRKQTDQYIYHIAHHDPLTGLPGRSLLRDSIETAIEVNARTRSQFAVLIFDLDQFKRINDSLGHDTGDLVLREVALRLRSTSRNSDTVARFGDQFVVILNGLADRSEAEITARKLRDSFAPPISADGHQIVISASVGISIYPETSSADELLKHADIALDHGKMQGRNGLAVFTPDLGKKLLEKLHLETALRKAIANNELFLVYQPQISLTDHTLVGVEALMRWRRPGIGLVLPSVFIPIAEESGLITDIGAWCLETACRDIAQLQREVGYELSVAVNLSPNQVHGVHFQQTIERALSVSGLSPSSLEVEITEGLLMRDSEETLQILEGIQALGVTTAIDDFGTGFSNMSYITRFKVDRLKIDRSFVSKCLTDANSLAVTTAIIALAHSLNMEVIAEGVETVDQATMLRDLECDSAQGYLYSKPLTLADVSAFTRTLHEFGANGADRSKWMYQPRNQPHVS; from the coding sequence ATGCCGATGTTGGTGGAACACACTCAAACCCGTAAGTTGCGGCTTGGGCCGGTCCTCTTTGTCCTAGCAGGTTCGACGACCTGCTGCCTCTTTTTTCTGGGGAACTGGGCAGTTGGCTCCCCAGGCTACCGCCAACCGAGCGCTCTGCGCTACGATACCCCGGCAGAGCTCTTCCTCTGGCTCGGCTACACCGCCTTTGCCGCGGTGCTCTTCGCCATCCTGTATAACCTGCGGAAGATACTCCCGGTAAAGCCGATCGCACTGGCTTTCCTGCTCTTCTGTGGCGGGCACGCCGCGCGCCACTACCTTGAGGAACACGTCGCCGCCTATCCGGATAGTTGGCTCGACACCGCGATGAGCATCTTCGAGGGTGCGCTCGCCGTGGTGACCGCATGCTGCCTGCCCCTCTACTACCGCCGTATCAGCTCCATCCTGGAACGCGCCTCCATCAGCGTTCGCGACGAGGCACGCCTTTCAGCCGCGATGGAAAGCACGCTTGTCAGCATCTTCATGTGTGATACCGTCCGCGACCGCAGCGGAGCCATCGTCGATTTCGTCTTCGTCTTCGCCAACCCAACGGCCGAGAAGATGATCGGCCTCTCCCGGGAACATCTGGTCGGCAAGCGGCTCAGCGAGATCAATCCTCATGTCTACCGCGACGGGCGCCTCGAGCTCTACCGCAAGGTCGTGGAGACCGGCGAGCCATGGGTCTTCGATACCGAGACCAGGATCCTGAACGCCGGCACCGGGCGCGAGAGCTCCTTCGTGCGCATCCATATCTCGAAGCTGGGCGATGGAGCCCTGGTGACCTGTCTCGACGTGACCGCCGAGCGCCTCTCCACCCAGAGCCTCAAGCGCTCGCTCGCCTACAACAAGGCCATCGTCGCCAGCTCCTCCTTCACCATCATCATCACCGAGCCCGACGGCACCATCTCGTCCGTGAACCCGGCCGGACAGATCATGCTGGGCTACAGCGAGGAGGAACTCGTTGGCCGCAACATCATCGTCCTCCACGACCAGAATGAACTCACCGAGATCGCGCAACGCTATACCGAAGAGTTCGGCGAAACCGTTCCTCCCGACAGCTCCGTGCTGCGAGTGCGCCTCGCACATGGCCTGGAAGAAGAGCGGGAGTGGACTTACCTCTGCCGCAACAACCTCCGCATTCCGGTGCAGGTCAACGTCAATACCATCGAGGACGAACGCGGCTCGGTCATCGCCTACATGGCTTCCTCCTATGACCTGACGGACCGCAAGCAGACCGACCAGTACATCTACCACATTGCGCATCACGATCCCCTCACCGGGCTGCCTGGACGCTCTCTGCTGCGCGACAGCATCGAGACCGCCATCGAGGTCAACGCACGCACCCGCAGCCAGTTCGCAGTACTCATCTTCGACCTCGACCAGTTCAAGCGAATCAACGATTCACTCGGCCACGACACGGGCGATCTCGTACTGCGCGAGGTCGCTCTCCGGCTCCGCTCCACCAGCCGCAACTCCGACACCGTGGCTCGCTTCGGCGATCAATTCGTCGTCATTCTCAACGGACTCGCCGATCGATCCGAGGCGGAAATCACGGCAAGGAAACTGCGCGACTCCTTCGCCCCGCCCATCTCAGCCGACGGACATCAGATCGTCATCTCCGCCAGCGTCGGCATCAGCATCTATCCTGAGACCAGCTCCGCCGACGAACTGCTGAAGCACGCCGATATCGCGCTGGACCATGGCAAGATGCAGGGGCGCAATGGACTTGCGGTCTTCACGCCGGACCTGGGCAAGAAACTGCTGGAAAAGCTGCATCTCGAGACGGCCCTCCGCAAGGCCATCGCCAACAATGAGCTCTTCCTCGTCTATCAGCCACAGATTTCGCTGACCGACCACACCCTTGTAGGCGTCGAGGCATTGATGCGCTGGCGACGTCCCGGTATCGGGCTCGTGCTGCCCAGCGTCTTCATCCCCATCGCGGAAGAGAGCGGCCTCATCACCGATATCGGCGCATGGTGCCTGGAGACCGCGTGCCGCGATATCGCCCAGTTGCAGCGGGAGGTCGGTTACGAACTCTCGGTTGCCGTCAACCTGTCGCCCAACCAGGTCCACGGAGTCCACTTCCAACAGACCATCGAGCGTGCTCTCAGCGTCAGCGGACTCTCGCCCAGCTCGCTCGAAGTGGAGATCACCGAAGGCCTGCTCATGCGCGACTCCGAAGAGACCCTGCAGATCCTCGAGGGCATCCAGGCCCTGGGCGTGACTACCGCCATCGACGACTTCGGCACCGGCTTCTCGAACATGAGCTATATCACCCGCTTCAAGGTCGACCGCCTCAAGATCGACCGCTCCTTCGTCTCGAAGTGCCTCACCGATGCCAACTCGCTCGCGGTCACAACCGCCATCATCGCCCTGGCGCATTCGCTCAACATGGAGGTCATCGCCGAGGGCGTCGAGACCGTCGATCAGGCCACGATGCTCCGCGACCTCGAATGCGATTCCGCTCAGGGCTACCTCTATTCGAAGCCGTTGACGCTCGCCGATGTCAGCGCCTTCACCCGCACCCTGCACGAGTTCGGTGCCAACGGGGCAGACCGCAGCAAATGGATGTACCAGCCCCGCAACCAGCCGCACGTCTCGTAA